Proteins from one Niallia circulans genomic window:
- a CDS encoding GNAT family N-acetyltransferase: MDYEITNELPTFEQFAALHEASGLLQNKKGNYTREQLYEAAKNSWYYTAIYHNETLTAFGRMISDGVYQSLICDVMVNPDMQGQGLGKKVIEELIQKCKDSGIQTVQLFSAKGKHSFYKKLGFQERETDAPGMTILI, from the coding sequence GAACTCCCAACATTTGAACAGTTTGCAGCACTGCATGAAGCAAGTGGACTGCTGCAAAACAAAAAAGGAAATTATACACGCGAACAACTATATGAGGCAGCTAAAAACAGCTGGTATTATACAGCTATTTATCATAATGAAACATTAACAGCATTCGGAAGAATGATTTCAGACGGTGTTTATCAGTCACTTATTTGCGATGTAATGGTAAATCCCGATATGCAAGGACAAGGTCTTGGTAAAAAAGTGATTGAGGAGCTTATCCAAAAATGCAAAGATAGCGGCATTCAAACAGTCCAGCTTTTTTCGGCAAAAGGCAAGCATTCTTTCTACAAGAAACTTGGCTTTCAAGAAAGAGAAACAGACGCTCCCGGCATGACAATTCTCATCTAA